A region of Anolis carolinensis isolate JA03-04 unplaced genomic scaffold, rAnoCar3.1.pri scaffold_7, whole genome shotgun sequence DNA encodes the following proteins:
- the gemin4 gene encoding gem-associated protein 4: MQLGPLTICGEVTILHGGFLLASQLCHPRPLSELAKSDWPLVGKPIMEALEEICTSHSSYPPQPDAWKKKAAIILWSKVLFSEAPAVSLNQRWKDDAFFSVSNMIPEINRTVLFELFMAANAPQLFTELLLVLPEPLCRRELEALVEYVAKETSQRDVRFYLDVWWEIMKHKAGQEDRLTLLFRSVSHQCLPEPDDVGQPPKRFKSDGPPSAHSSPETSVLPILADGLKLIWRSVSPAKMKCYALANLLDVLSISIAACDADSLPIQTYLVKVSSVVTLWSNDCDNCYGKTELDEKVKEAERSVSLLSVAQASKALLLVDLGFLRTLLEEWSPELQGFLNDPEHVCYESYRLLDCLALLEKRLARYAESGDLEEETAKAMVGLSTLVADFLKSISLKPCSKECKMDIVASVAMVIINKRMDRHAEVCSVFAAEKDWALTEGWAACLEKNKELFREPGTILKLVQTLADGSKDAKSQGQAARVAKVILECYTALPLTDQNKVISGVLATWGRKGLSGASPAFSEGFQEELNVAFNQIIQSVSGEGFQRVVAAVSRLVALNPEATIKKIYNLVVSNLGTHLFLAEILCCFPALRFQEVQDSMDLSVTLLLACLRETVFDRLVCAKEKEQFLEFLGYLLQPNGANPLFSPAEVTQSLVLPFLKSDSPCVELCLRILDQALKVPSEPDWIHACHPFPLVLSLCKFLDGFAQYWHEPEGRHTCSFETKDLVAANLARLCDALSAQKDSLSPALWDQSVSWLHRKAGALDWTIGLRLESVYGEHFKKEVPSTLFEVCKLPEEEWTSRSDGQYGAGSGLLAWMECCCVSTALREKMLVLLTVNIDNPEEVNLFSKGFLVALVQVFPWCSQSEWRHLIHVIKSLLEREVLYVPYSLEYVPFLPLLDFRPFAFHLQLSVLLLRAFQFLCGSSGAGWMPSVAWKHLSRLYCLSISDLLGSAKEVARGTWRTEDPRNGVRRELSFTYIQIFCHVLHVAAMLPEEATAEALLVLSLEVLSQYEVLYEADESLGSSLRKANERHFLESIAENVTNKEVRTMLLQKLRKL, translated from the exons ATGCAGCTCG GGCCGCTGACCATCTGCGGAGAAGTGACCATCCTGCACGGCGGGTTCCTGCTGGCCTCCCAGCTGTGCCACCCACGGCCCTTGTCCGAATTGGCCAAGTCTGACTGGCCCTTGGTGGGGAAGCCCATCATGGAGGCGCTGGAGGAAATCTGCACCTCCCACTCTTCTTATCCGCCGCAGCCGGACGCCTGGAAGAAGAAAGCGGCCATCATCCTTTGGTCCAAGGTGCTGTTCTCCGAAGCCCCGGCGGTGTCCCTGAACCAGAGGTGGAAGGACGATGCCTTCTTTTCTGTGAGCAACATGATCCCGGAGATCAACCGTACTGTGCTTTTCGAGCTCTTCATGGCGGCCAACGCGCCCCAGCTTTTCACCGAACTCCTCCTGGTTCTGCCGGAGCCGCTTTGCCGGAGGGAGCTGGAGGCTCTGGTGGAATATGTGGCCAAGGAGACCTCTCAGCGTGACGTCCGTTTCTACTTAGACGTGTGGTGGGAGATCATGAAGCACAAGGCCGGCCAGGAAGACCGGCTGACATTGCTCTTCCGCAGCGTCTCCCATCAGTGTCTCCCAGAGCCAGACGACGTGGGTCAACCACCAAAGCGCTTCAAGAGCGATGGCCCTCCATCGGCGCATTCTTCCCCCGAGACGAGTGTCCTTCCCATCTTGGCAGACGGTTTGAAGCTGATCTGGAGGAGTGTCAGTCCAGCGAAGATGAAGTGTTACGCTCTCGCCAACCTCTTGGATGTTTTGTCCATATCGATTGCGGCGTGCGACGCGGATTCGTTACCCATCCAGACTTACTTAGTGAAGGTCTCTtcagtggtgaccctttggagcaacGACTGTGACAACTGTTATGGCAAAACGGAGCTGGACGAGAAGGTGAAGGAGGCCGAACGGAGTGTGAGTTTGCTCAGTGTGGCTCAGGCGTCCAAAGCGTTGTTGCTCGTAGATTTGGGTTTTCTCCGGACTTTGTTGGAAGAGTGGTCTCCGGAGCTTCAGGGTTTCCTCAACGATCCGGAACACGTCTGCTACGAAAGCTATCGGCTCCTCGATTGCTTGGCTTTGTTGGAGAAGCGGCTGGCGAGGTACGCTGAGTCCGGTGACTTAGAGGAGGAGACGGCCAAGGCCATGGTGGGCCTCTCCACGCTCGTGGCGGACTTCCTGAAGAGCATCAGCCTCAAGCCGTGTAGCAAGGAGTGCAAAATGGACATTGTGGCCTCCGTAGCCATGGTCATCATCAACAAGCGGATGGACCGCCACGCGGAGGTGTGCTCCGTGTTTGCAGCAGAGAAGGACTGGGCGCTCACCGAAGGCTGGGCTGCCTGCCTTGAGAAGAATAAGGAGCTCTTCAGGGAACCGGGGACTATCCTCAAATTGGTGCAAACTTTGGCCGACGGCAGCAAAGATGCCAAAAGCCAGGGACAGGCCGCCAGAGTGGCCAAAGTCATCCTCGAGTGTTACACAGCGCTCCCATTGACCGATCAGAACAAAGTCATTTCGGGCGTCTTGGCAACGTGGGGCCGGAAGGGCCTTTCTGGGGCATCGCCGGCCTTCTCGGAGGGCTTCCAAGAGGAACTCAACGTCGCCTTCAACCAGATCATCCAAAGCGTGTCTGGAGAAGGCTTCCAAAGGGTTGTCGCCGCCGTGTCTCGGCTGGTGGCGCTTAACCCGGAAGCGACCATCAAGAAGATCTACAACTTGGTGGTGTCCAATTTAGGAACACATCTGTTCTTGGCGGAGATCTTATGTTGCTTCCCAGCCCTGAGGTTCCAAGAGGTTCAGGATTCGATGGACCTCTCCGTGACCCTGCTGTTAGCATGTTTGCGAGAGACAGTCTTTGACCGGCTGGTGTGTGCCAAGGAAAAGGAGCAGTTCTTAGAGTTCCTGGGTTACCTCCTGCAGCCCAACGGGGCCAACCCGCTCTTCTCCCCGGCCGAAGTGACCCAGAGCCTGGTCCTCCCGTTCCTGAAGTCGGACTCTCCGTGCGTTGAGCTCTGCTTGCGGATCCTCGACCAGGCCCTGAAGGTGCCTTCGGAGCCAGACTGGATCCACGCCTGCCACCCGTTCCCGCTCGTCCTCTCCCTTTGCAAGTTCCTCGACGGCTTTGCGCAGTATTGGCACGAACCGGAAGGCCGCCACACTTGTTCCTTCGAGACCAAAGACTTGGTGGCCGCCAACTTGGCCCGGCTGTGCGATGCCCTCTCGGCCCAAAAGGACTCTCTTTCTCCAGCGCTGTGGGACCAGTCTGTGTCTTGGCTCCACAGAAAGGCCGGGGCCTTGGACTGGACCATCGGCCTACGACTGGAGAGCGTCTACGGGGAGCACTTCAAGAAGGAGGTCCCCTCCACGCTCTTCGAGGTCTGCAAGCTGCCTGAGGAGGAGTGGACCTCCCGCTCGGATGGACAGTACGGGGCAGGCAGCGGCCTCCTGGCCTGGATGGAGTGCTGCTGCGTCTCCACTGCTTTGAGAGAGAAGATGCTGGTGCTTCTCACCGTCAACATTGACAACCCCGAGGAGGTCAACCTCTTCAGCAAGGGCTTCTTGGTGGCCCTTGTCCAG GTCTTCCCGTGGTGCAGCCAGAGCGAGTGGAGGCACCTCATCCACGTCATCAAGAGCCTTTTGGAGCGAGAGGTCCTCTACGTGCCCTATTCCCTGGAATACGTCCCGTTCCTCCCGCTGCTCGACTTCCGCCCCTTCGCCTTCCACCTCCAGCTCTCGGTGCTGCTCCTGAGAGCCTTCCAGTTCCTGTGCGGCTCCAGCGGTGCGGGCTGGATGCCCTCGGTGGCCTGGAAGCACCTGTCCCGACTCTACTGCCTGAGCATCTCTGACTTGCTGGGCTCCGCGAAGGAGGTGGCGCGGGGCACGTGGCGCACGGAAGACCCGCGGAACGGCGTGCGGCGGGAGCTGtccttcacctacatccagatctTCTGCCACGTCCTGCACGTGGCGGCCATGCTGCCCGAGGAGGCCACGGCGGAGGCCCTGCTCGTCCTCTCCTTGGAGGTCCTCTCGCAGTACGAGGTCCTCTACGAGGCCGACGAGTCGCTGGGCAGCTCCCTCCGGAAGGCCAACGAGAGGCACTTTTTGGAGTCCATCGCGGAGAACGTTACCAACAAGGAGGTCCGTACCATGCTCCTCCAGAAGCTGCGCAAACTATGA